One region of Posidoniimonas polymericola genomic DNA includes:
- a CDS encoding cation:proton antiporter domain-containing protein, producing the protein MPDHVLTDLLIIVTAGLAANIVCQRIGVSTILGYLIAGVVLGKAVLGWVADDAHEIETLSEAGVFLLLFTVGIEFSIDELKPLAWRLPVGGSVQMLLVAFPVAVFCYWAGLSAAASLLVGAALAFSSTVVVFKALGELGQSSTPHGRRAIGVLLFQDMALVPLLLVVPLLQGEAAPGWRELTELALATVAFIGAVALARIVINGYLAPALSALRSPDLMVLLAVVALGGMSLFAHRLHLPAALGAFAAGLLFGGNRWSAQVDSLVLPFRETFSAVFFISLGLLLKPDLNPMIVGPMLLALIAIKMLAATAAMWITGLRPRAALGMGLGLAHVGEFAFFLGRIAMESGVLTREEYQRMAAVALGSLLITPLLLRVGLKWTDGRGENVDEAPRTELAKPHMAVVIGVGPVGKQVASFLETRGVEVTMVDRSPVNLYPFSQLGFTTAAGDATHVDVLRAAHVPDAGMVVVCVPTDSDALQIVSTVRRLNAAANVVVRCRYQSNAEGISRAGAALVVSEERMTYERLVAELEGRLSE; encoded by the coding sequence ATGCCCGACCACGTCCTTACCGACCTCTTGATCATCGTCACGGCGGGCCTGGCGGCCAATATCGTCTGCCAGCGGATTGGCGTGTCGACCATCCTCGGCTACCTGATCGCCGGGGTAGTACTCGGCAAGGCCGTGCTCGGCTGGGTCGCCGACGACGCCCACGAGATCGAGACCCTCAGCGAGGCGGGCGTGTTCCTGCTGCTGTTCACGGTCGGCATCGAGTTCTCGATCGACGAGCTGAAGCCACTCGCCTGGCGGCTGCCGGTCGGGGGGAGCGTGCAGATGCTGCTGGTCGCTTTCCCGGTGGCCGTGTTCTGTTATTGGGCCGGGCTGTCGGCCGCCGCGTCGCTGCTGGTGGGCGCCGCCCTGGCGTTCAGCTCGACCGTGGTGGTGTTCAAGGCCCTCGGCGAGCTCGGCCAGTCGTCCACACCGCACGGACGCCGGGCGATCGGCGTCTTGCTGTTCCAGGACATGGCGCTGGTGCCGCTGCTGCTGGTCGTGCCGCTGCTGCAGGGCGAGGCCGCGCCGGGCTGGCGGGAGCTGACGGAGCTCGCGCTAGCGACCGTGGCGTTCATCGGCGCAGTGGCGCTCGCACGGATCGTGATCAACGGCTACCTGGCGCCGGCGCTGTCGGCGCTGCGGAGCCCCGACCTGATGGTGCTGCTGGCGGTGGTTGCGCTCGGCGGGATGTCGCTGTTCGCCCACCGGCTGCACCTGCCGGCGGCCCTCGGGGCGTTCGCGGCGGGTCTGCTGTTCGGCGGCAACCGCTGGAGCGCCCAGGTCGACTCGCTGGTGCTGCCCTTCCGCGAGACTTTCTCCGCGGTCTTCTTTATCAGCCTTGGGCTGCTGCTCAAGCCGGACCTCAACCCGATGATCGTCGGGCCGATGCTGCTGGCGTTAATCGCCATCAAGATGCTGGCGGCGACCGCGGCGATGTGGATCACCGGTTTGCGACCCCGCGCCGCGCTCGGCATGGGGCTGGGCCTGGCGCACGTTGGCGAGTTCGCGTTTTTCCTAGGGCGTATCGCCATGGAGTCGGGCGTGCTGACGCGGGAGGAATACCAGCGGATGGCGGCCGTGGCGCTCGGCTCGCTGCTGATCACGCCGCTGCTCCTGCGGGTCGGCCTCAAGTGGACCGACGGCCGCGGCGAGAACGTCGACGAGGCCCCGAGGACCGAGCTAGCCAAGCCCCACATGGCGGTGGTGATCGGAGTCGGCCCGGTCGGCAAGCAGGTCGCCAGCTTCTTGGAGACCCGCGGCGTTGAGGTCACGATGGTCGACCGCAGCCCGGTCAACCTGTACCCATTCAGCCAGCTCGGCTTCACCACCGCCGCAGGCGACGCCACCCACGTCGACGTCCTACGCGCGGCCCACGTCCCCGACGCCGGCATGGTGGTGGTGTGCGTGCCCACTGACTCCGACGCGCTGCAGATCGTCAGCACGGTGCGCCGCCTAAACGCGGCCGCCAACGTCGTGGTGCGGTGCCGCTACCAGAGCAACGCCGAAGGGATCAGCCGAGCCGGCGCGGCGCTCGTGGTAAGCGAAGAGCGGATGACCTACGAGCGGCTGGTGGCGGAACTCGAGGGGCGGCTGAGCGAGTGA
- a CDS encoding methyltransferase domain-containing protein, whose product MDITNLELEDNLFSLIWCSHVLEHIEDDRLAMSELFRVSRPRGLTLVMVPIYGEKTFEDPRVTTPADRLKHFKQEDHVRLFGLDIANRLRDTGFEVEVLSVDGMPEEETLRYGLAYPSTKEIFMCTKS is encoded by the coding sequence ATGGACATTACAAATCTCGAGCTGGAGGACAATCTCTTTTCCCTCATCTGGTGTTCGCACGTTCTCGAACACATTGAGGACGATCGCTTGGCAATGTCAGAGCTGTTCCGCGTATCTCGACCTCGCGGATTGACGTTGGTGATGGTCCCGATCTACGGAGAAAAGACCTTCGAAGATCCTCGGGTAACTACCCCTGCTGATCGGCTCAAGCACTTCAAGCAGGAAGACCATGTCAGGCTATTTGGGCTCGACATTGCCAATCGCCTAAGGGACACCGGGTTTGAAGTTGAAGTGTTAAGTGTCGACGGCATGCCCGAAGAAGAGACGCTACGCTATGGGCTTGCTTACCCGTCGACCAAAGAGATCTTTATGTGCACGAAGTCTTAA
- a CDS encoding 3'-5' exoribonuclease YhaM family protein produces the protein MAELFDKSGESSPITPLGELTNGQEADFFALLAEKTQLTTKDGKPYWRVTFQDAGRQVSFPIWSDAPHAQKCNTEWQVGGFYKLRALYHETTYGPQLDIRLIRPVEETDQADGFDPTMCQPRSRFDFEEMFADLRAMAEEKIAEGPLQTLVLGLLDEHRDDLLVWPAASRNHHAFAGGYLEHVRNVATNALLLAERYADIYPDMTPPLDVGMVAAGAILHDIGKLRELRTSPVGAEYTAAGSLVGHILQGRDMIREAAAAMERDGQEAPDAESMLRLEHIIISHQRLPEWGSPKPPMTPEALIVHYADDTDAKLQMMMVILSETDADAALSSRRNVLGQQVYRGGE, from the coding sequence TTGGCAGAGCTATTCGACAAGTCCGGTGAATCTTCGCCCATCACCCCGCTGGGCGAGCTGACCAACGGCCAGGAGGCCGACTTTTTCGCCCTGCTGGCCGAGAAGACCCAGCTCACCACCAAGGACGGCAAGCCCTACTGGCGGGTGACCTTCCAGGATGCCGGGCGGCAGGTGAGCTTCCCCATCTGGAGCGACGCCCCGCACGCCCAGAAGTGCAACACCGAGTGGCAGGTCGGCGGGTTCTACAAGCTCCGCGCCCTGTACCACGAGACCACCTACGGCCCGCAGCTCGACATCCGCCTGATCCGCCCGGTCGAGGAGACCGACCAGGCCGACGGCTTCGACCCGACCATGTGCCAGCCGCGGTCGCGTTTCGACTTCGAGGAGATGTTCGCCGACCTCCGCGCGATGGCCGAGGAGAAGATCGCCGAGGGGCCGCTGCAGACGCTCGTCCTCGGCTTGCTCGACGAGCACCGCGACGACCTCTTGGTTTGGCCGGCCGCCAGCCGCAACCACCACGCGTTCGCCGGCGGCTACCTGGAGCACGTCCGCAACGTGGCGACCAACGCCCTCCTGCTGGCCGAGCGGTACGCCGACATCTACCCCGACATGACGCCGCCGCTGGACGTTGGCATGGTGGCCGCCGGCGCCATCCTGCACGACATCGGCAAGCTCCGCGAGCTGCGGACCTCGCCGGTTGGCGCCGAGTACACGGCCGCCGGCTCACTGGTCGGCCACATCCTGCAGGGCCGTGACATGATCCGCGAGGCGGCCGCCGCCATGGAACGCGACGGCCAGGAGGCGCCCGACGCCGAGAGCATGCTGCGGCTCGAGCACATCATCATCAGCCACCAACGCCTGCCCGAGTGGGGCAGCCCGAAGCCACCGATGACGCCCGAGGCCCTGATCGTCCACTACGCCGACGACACCGACGCCAAATTGCAGATGATGATGGTCATCCTCTCAGAGACTGACGCCGACGCGGCGCTGAGCTCGCGCCGGAATGTGCTGGGGCAGCAGGTGTACCGCGGCGGGGAGTGA
- a CDS encoding lysophospholipid acyltransferase family protein yields MQNIILEKPYEFVPPVESGFWCWAIRFWLRSYLEKNFSVTSFDVRGAEKLRASIDEGKGVIVAPNHSRLSDPMVLGMLSKEAGTQLFAMASWHLFEQNKFERFLIRRMGAFSVYREGNDRQAVNFAIDILVQGRRPLVMFPEGAVSRHCDLVMDLMDGPAFIARQAAKKRQKQGRPPVVIHPVAIRYYFDGDVEATIGPDLDALEHRFSWQPQTHLTLTQRLGKLGRAILAAKEIEYLGAAREGDPHERADRLMQEVLEKLEEKWGTVGKEKGVVGRVKALRSVILPDMIAGKVTPEERSERWRDLAECYYLQQLAHYPQGYIGGGHDLPERLLETIERMEEDFTDESKYHGPLHCVIQVGDAIEVDTERDRSAAQDPAMTKTAESLQGMLDAMVAERRAELAARAES; encoded by the coding sequence ATGCAGAATATCATCCTCGAAAAGCCGTACGAGTTTGTCCCGCCGGTCGAGTCCGGCTTCTGGTGCTGGGCGATCCGCTTCTGGCTCCGCAGCTACCTCGAAAAGAACTTCTCGGTTACCTCGTTCGACGTCCGCGGAGCCGAGAAACTGCGGGCCTCGATCGACGAGGGCAAGGGCGTGATCGTCGCGCCCAACCACAGCCGCCTGTCCGACCCAATGGTGCTCGGCATGCTTTCGAAGGAGGCCGGCACGCAGCTGTTCGCGATGGCGAGCTGGCACCTGTTCGAGCAGAACAAGTTCGAGCGGTTCCTGATCCGCCGGATGGGCGCATTCAGCGTCTACCGTGAGGGGAACGACCGCCAGGCGGTCAACTTCGCCATCGACATCCTCGTGCAGGGCCGCCGTCCGCTGGTAATGTTCCCCGAGGGCGCCGTCAGCCGGCACTGCGACCTGGTGATGGATCTCATGGACGGGCCTGCGTTTATCGCGCGGCAGGCGGCCAAGAAACGCCAGAAGCAGGGACGCCCGCCGGTGGTGATCCACCCGGTCGCAATCCGCTACTACTTCGACGGCGACGTTGAGGCCACGATCGGTCCCGACCTCGACGCGCTCGAGCACCGCTTCAGCTGGCAGCCGCAAACGCACCTGACGCTCACGCAGCGGCTGGGCAAACTCGGCCGCGCGATCCTGGCCGCCAAGGAGATCGAGTACCTCGGCGCCGCCCGCGAGGGCGACCCGCACGAGCGGGCCGACCGGCTGATGCAGGAGGTGCTCGAGAAGCTTGAAGAGAAATGGGGCACCGTCGGCAAGGAGAAGGGCGTGGTCGGCCGCGTCAAGGCGCTCCGCTCCGTGATCTTGCCCGACATGATCGCCGGCAAGGTGACCCCGGAAGAACGCTCCGAGCGGTGGCGTGACCTGGCCGAGTGCTACTACCTGCAGCAGCTGGCCCACTACCCCCAGGGCTACATCGGCGGCGGCCACGATCTGCCCGAGCGGCTGCTCGAGACCATCGAGCGGATGGAGGAGGACTTCACCGACGAGTCGAAGTACCACGGCCCGCTGCACTGCGTCATCCAGGTCGGCGACGCGATCGAAGTCGACACCGAGCGGGACCGCTCCGCCGCCCAGGACCCGGCCATGACTAAGACCGCCGAATCGCTGCAGGGGATGCTCGACGCCATGGTCGCCGAGCGGCGGGCCGAGCTGGCGGCGCGGGCGGAGTCCTAA
- the xerD gene encoding site-specific tyrosine recombinase XerD, which yields MAPRKKSIKPKRQAAAEEASRMIEAFARYLASECHLSANTVTAYRRDMRRFFGWLAGRRIESLSVSDLSDYPRAITAEGLAPASVARHVASLRMFFRYLQLEGQLNDNQAELLNTQKLWQRMPTVLSPSQIDKLLSAPVRGEPLWRRDRALLETLYATGCRVSELSNLCGRDVHLEDGFCVCHGKGDKQRVVPLGEQAIAMLREYLDKERPKLAERRDPQSEFLFLSSRGLRLQRERVWELIKKYAAVAGVTSDLSPHSLRHSFATHLVGGGADLRQVQEMLGHASIATTQIYTHVDHSRLKKVHDTFHPRA from the coding sequence ATGGCCCCCCGCAAGAAGAGCATCAAGCCGAAACGCCAAGCCGCCGCCGAAGAGGCGTCGCGGATGATCGAGGCGTTCGCCCGCTACCTGGCGAGCGAGTGCCACCTGTCGGCCAACACGGTGACTGCCTACCGGCGGGACATGCGGCGGTTCTTCGGCTGGCTCGCCGGGCGGCGGATCGAGAGCCTTAGCGTGTCGGACCTGTCCGACTACCCCCGCGCAATCACCGCGGAGGGGCTCGCGCCGGCCAGCGTCGCGCGGCATGTCGCCTCGCTGCGGATGTTCTTCCGCTACCTGCAGCTCGAGGGGCAACTCAACGACAACCAGGCCGAACTGCTCAATACCCAGAAGCTGTGGCAGCGGATGCCGACCGTGCTGTCCCCCAGTCAGATCGACAAGCTGCTGTCGGCGCCGGTGCGGGGCGAGCCGCTCTGGCGGCGTGACCGGGCCCTCCTCGAGACCCTCTACGCCACCGGCTGCCGCGTGTCGGAGCTGTCGAACCTCTGCGGCCGCGACGTCCACCTTGAAGACGGCTTCTGCGTCTGCCACGGCAAGGGCGACAAGCAGCGGGTCGTGCCGCTGGGCGAGCAGGCGATCGCGATGCTGCGCGAGTACCTCGACAAGGAACGCCCCAAGCTGGCCGAGCGCCGCGACCCCCAGTCGGAATTCCTGTTCCTCTCGTCGCGCGGCCTGCGGCTTCAGCGCGAGCGGGTGTGGGAGCTCATCAAGAAGTACGCGGCGGTCGCCGGCGTCACGTCCGACCTCAGCCCGCACAGCCTGCGGCACAGCTTCGCGACCCACCTGGTCGGCGGCGGGGCCGACCTGCGGCAGGTGCAGGAGATGCTCGGGCACGCCAGCATCGCCACCACCCAGATCTACACGCACGTCGACCACTCGCGGCTCAAGAAGGTGCACGACACGTTCCACCCGCGCGCGTAA